A genomic window from Diospyros lotus cultivar Yz01 chromosome 2, ASM1463336v1, whole genome shotgun sequence includes:
- the LOC127793947 gene encoding F-box protein At5g07610-like, which translates to MASEAGTPTIKRRGSANECPKRMAPSSDVAIDGNDDLITEILRRLPAKSLLRFRSVSKRWFSLISHPDFTVLWTKSNCNSTSGLFLRSLSHSSTPTFHYIPLNSPNPNQPNFTSLDFVPDQPQGIDIIQSCNGLLLCSAFRLRHHSCSYYVYNPTTHKFIALPNPRPFGFENRIVRGVSLAFDPSESAHYKVVCIFSHSSLLRGTYWVQIYSSETRSWELYDDLVLGPFDMVFDSGVFWNHAIHWLSRESDTSFCFDVDGECPQTTPMPPLKEGEKERNFGYFGESRGHLHLVLSCGSQTALVDVFEMATDYSKWCLIYRVDFDAVLTSFLEKQLDFSVPLDYCKFSVLTVLSGVSEDDLVLVVYIPGKAISYNLKDKYLEKLSDLRMHSNDEYISSNCRWVVAHQYVESLFSV; encoded by the coding sequence ATGGCATCAGAAGCTGGCACGCCGACCATCAAACGCCGCGGGAGTGCGAACGAATGCCCGAAGAGAATGGCGCCGTCATCCGACGTGGCGATCGATGGCAACGACGACCTGATAACCGAGATCCTGAGGCGCCTCCCGGCTAAGTCCCTTCTCAGATTCCGAAGCGTGTCCAAGCGATGGTTTTCTCTCATCTCCCACCCCGATTTCACCGTCCTCTGGACCAAATCCAACTGCAATTCCACGTCCGGCCTCTTCTTGCGCTCCTTATCTCACTCTTCCACCCCAACTTTCCATTATATTCCTCTCAATAGTCCCAACCCTAACCAACCAAACTTCACGTCTCTCGATTTCGTTCCCGATCAGCCCCAAGGCATCGACATCATACAGTCATGCAATGGCTTGCTCCTTTGCTCCGCTTTCCGGTTGCGCCACCACTCCTGCAGTTACTACGTCTATAATCCCACCACCCACAAATTCATCGCCCTGCCCAACCCTCGGCCCTTCGGCTTCGAGAATCGGATCGTTCGCGGTGTCAGCTTGGCATTCGATCCCTCAGAATCAGCTCACTACAAAGTAGTTTGCATTTTCTCGCATAGCTCGCTGTTGCGGGGCACTTACTGGGTCCAAATCTATTCTTCGGAGACCCGCAGTTGGGAACTTTACGATGATCTTGTTTTGGGACCTTTTGATATGGTGTTTGATAGTGGGGTCTTCTGGAATCATGCGATTCATTGGCTGAGTCGTGAATCGGACACTTCTTTTTGCTTTGATGTGGATGGTGAGTGTCCCCAGACAACACCAATGCCCCCATTGAAGGAGggcgagaaagaaagaaatttcgGTTATTTTGGAGAGTCGAGAGGCCATTTGCATCTTGTTTTGTCTTGTGGTTCTCAAACTGCACTGGTTGATGTTTTTGAGATGGCAACGGACTACTCTAAGTGGTGCCTTATTTACCGAGTTGACTTTGATGCCGTTCTAACTTCATTTCTTGAGAAGCAGTTGGACTTCTCCGTTCCGTTGGATTATTGCAAGTTCTCTGTACTTACTGTTCTTAGTGGAGTGTCCGAAGATGACTTAGTCTTGGTGGTATATATACCCGGTAAGGCTATTTCATATAATCTCAAGGATAAATATCTCGAGAAGCTTTCTGATTTGAGGATGCACAGTAATGATGAATACATTTCATCAAACTGTAGATGGGTCGTTGCTCATCAGTATGTTGAGAGCCTCTTTTCTGTTTAA